The following coding sequences are from one Streptomyces sp. NBC_01294 window:
- a CDS encoding GNAT family N-acetyltransferase: MINAIPPVVPAGHMRALPQPTFALAGGMLLRPWAAPLDAPALVESCHDPDIRHWNRPALLTLPEAEERITHWHARWQAEEAAIWAIAPASGAPAVGLIGLGDLDLRGGSGEILYWLLPAGRGNGVTAKATERVTRWAFDDLGLHRVRITHSVANPASCAVALKAGFPLEGTMRGALLHADGWHDEHLHARLRTDVAP, encoded by the coding sequence ATGATCAACGCCATACCCCCCGTGGTCCCGGCCGGCCACATGCGCGCACTCCCCCAGCCGACGTTCGCCCTGGCCGGCGGAATGCTCCTGCGCCCCTGGGCCGCCCCGCTCGACGCCCCCGCCCTCGTCGAGTCCTGCCACGACCCGGACATCCGGCACTGGAACCGGCCCGCCCTCCTCACCCTGCCCGAGGCCGAGGAGCGCATCACCCACTGGCACGCCCGCTGGCAGGCCGAGGAGGCCGCGATCTGGGCGATCGCCCCCGCCTCCGGCGCCCCGGCCGTCGGCCTGATCGGCCTGGGCGACCTCGATCTGCGCGGCGGCAGCGGCGAGATCCTCTACTGGCTGCTGCCCGCCGGCCGCGGCAACGGCGTCACGGCGAAGGCCACGGAGCGCGTCACCCGCTGGGCCTTCGACGACCTCGGCCTGCACCGCGTGCGCATCACCCACTCCGTGGCGAACCCGGCCTCCTGCGCCGTAGCGCTGAAGGCCGGGTTCCCCCTGGAGGGCACCATGCGCGGCGCCCTCCTCCACGCCGACGGCTGGCACGACGAGCACCTCCACGCCCGCCTGCGCACGGACGTCGCCCCATGA
- a CDS encoding MFS transporter, with protein MASLDTARPLSARRPAALPRPYLVWLVGTRASLLGDAVLYFALGWAASAHGGATGALVLTAITLPRTLLLLLGGAVADRFGARRITITGDAVMLTATLVLALASWRLGASVWLLVAVAAVIGTVDAFYLPATGSMPRRLVGKEQLPRALAVQQAGGQIASLLGAPLGAVLVAAAGLTGAAFADAATFAIVLVVLVCVRPAHDAERSPRTEGLLSGAADGVRIAVADPVLRPALLLTAAAACFLLPVVSLLNPLVAREHGWSAGVAGLVAGGQSLGVIAVALVVARRGTLRRIGVGAASGLCGAALGIAAVAMAGTPAVAVAGGVVAGAGSGMFACHIGPLVLTHAPGTHLARLQALLVLVQSLALVVGNNALGALADAHGATTAAAVCATGACTAGITALTLKPLRRLRRE; from the coding sequence ATGGCCTCCCTCGACACCGCCCGGCCCCTCTCGGCACGCCGCCCGGCCGCCCTTCCCCGCCCGTATCTCGTCTGGCTCGTCGGCACCCGTGCCTCGCTCCTCGGCGATGCCGTCCTGTACTTCGCGCTGGGCTGGGCGGCCAGTGCCCACGGCGGCGCGACGGGCGCTCTGGTCCTGACCGCCATCACCCTTCCGCGCACCCTGCTGCTGTTGCTGGGCGGCGCCGTCGCCGACCGGTTCGGCGCCCGCCGGATCACGATCACCGGGGACGCCGTGATGCTCACGGCCACGCTCGTACTGGCCCTCGCGAGCTGGCGCCTGGGAGCGTCCGTCTGGCTCCTCGTCGCCGTCGCCGCCGTGATCGGCACGGTCGACGCGTTCTACCTGCCGGCCACCGGGTCCATGCCGCGCCGTCTGGTCGGGAAGGAACAACTCCCGCGCGCGTTGGCCGTGCAGCAGGCCGGCGGCCAGATCGCCTCGCTGCTCGGGGCTCCGCTGGGCGCCGTACTCGTCGCGGCCGCCGGCCTGACCGGTGCGGCGTTCGCCGATGCCGCCACCTTCGCGATCGTCCTCGTCGTACTGGTCTGCGTCCGCCCGGCCCACGACGCCGAACGCTCCCCCCGCACGGAGGGTCTCCTGTCGGGGGCGGCCGACGGGGTACGGATCGCCGTGGCGGATCCGGTCCTGCGGCCCGCGCTGCTGCTGACGGCCGCCGCCGCGTGTTTCCTCCTGCCGGTGGTGTCCCTGCTGAACCCGCTCGTGGCACGCGAGCACGGCTGGAGCGCGGGCGTGGCCGGTCTGGTCGCCGGAGGTCAGAGCCTGGGGGTGATCGCCGTGGCACTGGTGGTCGCGCGACGGGGCACCCTGCGCCGGATCGGCGTGGGCGCGGCGTCGGGGCTGTGCGGTGCGGCGCTGGGCATCGCCGCGGTGGCCATGGCGGGGACGCCGGCCGTGGCGGTGGCCGGCGGGGTCGTCGCCGGTGCCGGCTCCGGGATGTTCGCCTGCCACATCGGCCCGCTGGTGCTGACCCACGCCCCGGGCACCCACCTTGCCAGGCTGCAGGCGCTGCTGGTGCTCGTCCAGAGCCTGGCGCTGGTGGTGGGCAACAACGCCCTCGGCGCCCTCGCCGACGCCCACGGCGCAACGACCGCCGCGGCAGTCTGCGCAACGGGCGCCTGCACCGCGGGAATCACAGCCCTCACCCTGAAACCCCTCCGCCGCCTGCGCCGCGAGTGA